The Pseudomonadota bacterium DNA segment TCATCGCCTTGGCCGCCGCGGGGGTCAAGCTCCGGGAGGGCCGCGAGCGCGGTGTGCGCCAGCATGCGGCGCGCGCCCAGTTGCTGTTCGACCAAGTGACACGGGAGCTCGGTGCCGCAGAGATCCACTACCTTGGCCTGGACCCCAGAGTGCTCGCTCGTTACGCGAGCGAGCTGGCCAGTACACGCGCCATGCCTGCGGCAGATCAGGGGTCGCTTTTGCCCTTCCTGCTCATCCCGCAGTGGCACGACTCTGACGTAATTCGCAAGCTTGGCCAGTGAGCCTTTGCAGCTACCGATCATCGATATCCGACCGTTGATCGCTCGGAATGCGGGCCGCTGTGCGGTGGCCGCTCAGATCGGGCAGGCCTGCCGCGAGCACGGGTTCTTCTACATCCTCGGTCATGGGGTGGACGAGGGTCTGCAAGAGCGGCTGTTGCACGTGAGCCGCCAGTTCTTCGCCCAGGCCCTCGAGAGGAAGCTCGAGATCCGCATGGGCTTGGGCGGTCGGGCGTGGCGCGGGTATTTCCCCGTCGGCGGTGAGCTGACCTCGGGCAGGCCCGACCTCAAGGAAGGCCTCTATTTCGGCGCGGAGCTCG contains these protein-coding regions:
- a CDS encoding 2-oxoglutarate and iron-dependent oxygenase domain-containing protein; this translates as MASEPLQLPIIDIRPLIARNAGRCAVAAQIGQACREHGFFYILGHGVDEGLQERLLHVSRQFFAQALERKLEIRMGLGGRAWRGYFPVGGELTSGRPDLKEGLYFGAEL